A region of the Bacillus sp. NP247 genome:
TCTGTTAGTCGTAATGACTGGATGTAGTAATTATGACACGTATATTGAAACAGGTATGCAATCATTGAAAAATGAAAAATATAGTGATGCGATTATGTGGTTTGAAAAAGCGGAAAAAGAGAAATCAGGAAATGAAGCGAAGGCATATAAAGAAGTCGCTCAGTTACTAGATCACGGTGCGACAGCATTAAAAGATGGTAAGTATTTAGAAACGAAAGACGATGCGAATGAAGTGTTGCAAAAGAAAAAAGATGATGCACTTGAAGAGGCTGTGAAATCAAATGCAGAGAATATGCTTCAAAAAGCAAAAGATGTGGAAGAGAAAGTAAATGAAAGAGTAGCGAAACGAAAAAAGGTAAATGAAGAAGGAATCGATAAATTAATTAAAGCTGTTGATAGTATAGATGATGTAAAAGAAAAAGAGAAAAAAGTTTCAGAAGCATTAGATAAGGCTGAAGAGGCACAAGTAAAAATTGAGGAAAAGAAAAACAAATAGAGTTATAGTTTAAAAGGCTGTCGTGTATAACGACAGCCTTTTAATTTTTTTCTGCAAAAGAAGTAATGCTATGTAGTAAAAAAGAAATTATTTTAGAATTCCATCTGTCCTCATGATGAATGGTATAAATATTACGCTGAAATTCAAAATCAGGGATCGGTATATAGCATAGCTCATTTCGCTCTACTTCTTGTTCAATAGCAAGTTTTGAAATAAAGGCAACCCCATTACCATATTTTAAAATTTGTTTCATTGTTTCTAATGAATCTAGTTCAATTTCAGATTGGAATGTAATGTTATGTGCTAACGTCCATTGTGTAAGTAAATCTCTCGTTGTAGATGGATTACGATGCAATAATATACGTTCTTTTTCGATATCTTGTAAGGATACACTTTCTTTTTTTGAAAAATGATGTTCTTTGGAAAAAGCAAGAACAAGTGTATCAGGTATTATTTTTGTTTGTTTTAAAAGTGGTTCATCAAACGGCGCCGCAGAAATTACCCCGAGATCAATTTCATGATTTTGTAGCATCGTTCGAATTTCAGGCGCAGTTTTTACCATGAGTGTTATTTTTATATTAGGAAATTCGCATTGAAATCGGTGAACAACTTCTGGTAAAAGATAAGTCGCTGGTACATAACTAGCGCCAATTGTTATAGCACCTTTATTAAAATCTTTAAACTCCTGTGTGACCCGCCTAGCTTCTTTCATAAGTGCATCTATTTTACAAGCATAATGATGCAACGCCTCACCAGCCTCTGTTAAGAAATACCTTCCAGAACGTAATTCGAATAAAGACACACCGAATTCCTCTTCTAAGCTTTTTATATGAAATGTAATAGTAGGTTGTTTAACGCCAAGTTTTTCTGCAACAACCGTAAGCTTTTGGTATTTCTTAATAAGCACTACAATTTCTAATTTTAAGAGATTCATTATGAGTTACCCACCTTTTTTATTTTAACTATAGAAAAAATCTATAGAAATAAATAGTTTATTAGAAGTTTTTTAATTTAATCTTTACAGTACATTAACATTCAGTATAAATCTTCCATATAGAATGAAAGCAGGTTAAGAATGAGGGGAGAGAGGTGAAACGATGGATATTAAAATTCATGGATTAGAAAAGACATTTGGAGAAATGCAGGCGTTAAAACCGTTACAAATTGTAATGAAAAAAGGAGAGTTTACCACACTTTTAGGACCTTCGGGATGCGGGAAAACGACTTTGCTTAGAATGATTGCAGGACTTGAAGAACCGGATAAAGGAGAAATATATTTTGGAGATAAGTGTATGTATTCGTCTACAAAAAAGGTAAAAACATCTCCTCATGAACGGAATATCGGTATGGTATTTCAAGATTTTGCTTTATGGCCGCATATGACTGTTTTTGAAAATGTTGCATTTGGTTTAAGGGCTACAAAGCAAACGAATCATTTACGCGAAAAGGTAGAAGATGCGATAAAGCGAGTTCGATTGCAAGGTATGGAGAAAAGATATCCACACGAACTTTCTGGCGGACAGCAGCAACGTGTCGCATTTGCTAGAGCAATCGTAACAAAGCCTCATTTTATTTTGTTTGATGAACCGTTAAGTGCACTCGATGCAATTTTACGAGAAGAAATGCGCTTAGAGCTTATGGATATCGTTCATTCCATTGGTTTAACGGCATTGTATGTAACACACGATCAAACAGAAGCTATGTCAATGTCAGACCAAATTATTGTAATGAAACAAGGGGAAGTATTACAAAAAGGAACACCAGAAAATATTTATGTGAAACCGTCTCATGAATTTGTTGCAAAGTTTGTTGGTAAAGCAAATTGGCTTGTAGAGAATAAACAAATGATTCGCCCAGAGCACGTGAGCTGGACAAAAAATGACGTGTGCGACATGTATACAGGAGAAATTCAGCACGTTACATATGTAGGAGAACGTTATGAAGTGAAAGTAAATATGGGGACACTCGGTGTATGGACAGCTTATAACAATAGTAAGCTAAGCATCGGTAAACCGGTATCGTTATATGTACCAAAAAAATGTATTCATCATATAGGGGGAGAATCGTATGAAGAAATTCAGTTCGCTTAAGTCTTTATTTGTATGTACTTTACTATTTTCTGCTGTAGTAACAGGTTGTAGTTCAAAGACAGGCAGTGCAGATGCAAAAAATAAAAACGCTAATGAAAAGAAAATTGTTGTATATAGTGCAGGACCGAAAGGATTAGCAGAAAAAATTCAAAAGGAATTTGAAAAGAAAACCGGTATAAAAGTGGAAATGTTTCAAGGAACAACAGGTAAGATTTTAGCGAGAATGGAAGCTGAAAAGAAAAATCCAGTCGTTGACGTTGTCGTACTCGCTTCTTTACCAGCGATGGAAGGACTAAAGAAAGATGGTCAAACGTTACCTTATAAAGAAGCGAAACAAGCTGATAAGCTTCGTTCTGAATGGTCAGATGATAAAGGACATTATTTTGGATATAGTGCTTCAGCATTAGGAATTGTGTACAACACAAAAAATGTGAAGACAGCACCTGAAGATTGGAGCGATATAACGAAAGGAGAATGGAAAGGGAAAGTGAATCTTCCAGATCCAGCGCTTTCAGGTTCGGCTTTAGACTTTGTAACAGGATACGTGAAAAAGAATGGACAAGATGGATGGAAGTTATTTGAACAGCTTAAGAAAAATGAAGTTACAGTAGCAGGGGCAAATCAAGAAGCGTTAGATCCAGTTGTAACAGGTGCGAAAGATATGGTAATTGCTGGTGTTGATTATATGACGTACAGTGCAAAAGCAAAGGGTGAACCGGTTGATATCGTATATCCAAAAAGCGGAACAGTCATTAGTCCACGGGCAGCAGGCATTATGAAGGATAGTAAAAATGTAGAAGGTGCAAAAGAGTTTATTGATTATTTATTATCAGATGATGTGCAAAAACAAATTTCTAAAGCGTATTTATTGCCTGGTAGAAAAGATATAAAA
Encoded here:
- a CDS encoding LysR family transcriptional regulator; amino-acid sequence: MNLLKLEIVVLIKKYQKLTVVAEKLGVKQPTITFHIKSLEEEFGVSLFELRSGRYFLTEAGEALHHYACKIDALMKEARRVTQEFKDFNKGAITIGASYVPATYLLPEVVHRFQCEFPNIKITLMVKTAPEIRTMLQNHEIDLGVISAAPFDEPLLKQTKIIPDTLVLAFSKEHHFSKKESVSLQDIEKERILLHRNPSTTRDLLTQWTLAHNITFQSEIELDSLETMKQILKYGNGVAFISKLAIEQEVERNELCYIPIPDFEFQRNIYTIHHEDRWNSKIISFLLHSITSFAEKN
- a CDS encoding ABC transporter ATP-binding protein, with amino-acid sequence MDIKIHGLEKTFGEMQALKPLQIVMKKGEFTTLLGPSGCGKTTLLRMIAGLEEPDKGEIYFGDKCMYSSTKKVKTSPHERNIGMVFQDFALWPHMTVFENVAFGLRATKQTNHLREKVEDAIKRVRLQGMEKRYPHELSGGQQQRVAFARAIVTKPHFILFDEPLSALDAILREEMRLELMDIVHSIGLTALYVTHDQTEAMSMSDQIIVMKQGEVLQKGTPENIYVKPSHEFVAKFVGKANWLVENKQMIRPEHVSWTKNDVCDMYTGEIQHVTYVGERYEVKVNMGTLGVWTAYNNSKLSIGKPVSLYVPKKCIHHIGGESYEEIQFA
- a CDS encoding ABC transporter substrate-binding protein; this encodes MKKFSSLKSLFVCTLLFSAVVTGCSSKTGSADAKNKNANEKKIVVYSAGPKGLAEKIQKEFEKKTGIKVEMFQGTTGKILARMEAEKKNPVVDVVVLASLPAMEGLKKDGQTLPYKEAKQADKLRSEWSDDKGHYFGYSASALGIVYNTKNVKTAPEDWSDITKGEWKGKVNLPDPALSGSALDFVTGYVKKNGQDGWKLFEQLKKNEVTVAGANQEALDPVVTGAKDMVIAGVDYMTYSAKAKGEPVDIVYPKSGTVISPRAAGIMKDSKNVEGAKEFIDYLLSDDVQKQISKAYLLPGRKDIKAENRPNVEEIPVLNIDWKTVEKEQDEIGKQFKKVFQ